The Mucilaginibacter terrae region GGCTTTCGATACTGCGCGGGTCGAGAATGCTTTCGGATTCAATGAGTGGGGTAATATTTTCGCCCAATTGCGCCGATAGTTTTTTGATGATGTTTTGACGGGCTTCTTTTATCAGCTCATCCCAATTTTGGCCGGTATTGGCCGGTACATTAATCATCGTAAACCAGTTTTCGTGGCCTGCTGGAGCATCCGTTTGTTGGTGTTTTGAGCTGATGTTAAGGTAAACGGTAGGGTCTTGGTGAATGCTTTTTTGTTTCCAAATGGCATTAAACTCGGCCTCGTAATCGGCACTGAAAAAGATGTTATGCAAATCCAACTGGTCGAACTGCTTTTTAATTCCCCAGTAAAATATCAGTGCCGAACTGCTGCGTTCCTGATTCAGTATTTTTTCGGGGAATAGCTGCGGGTGTTTGTTAAGCAACTTACGGTAGGTAAACCAAACATCCATGTTCGAGACCACTACATCGGCACCAATAAAATCATCATTAACTTTAATACCTGATGCTTTTTTTCCGGCAAGTACAATTTCATCAATAGGGAAATTATAATGAAACTGCACGCCTGATTCTTCGGCCAGTTTAACCAAGCTGCTGATAATGCTGTACATGCCACCCTTTGGAAAGTAGGCACCAAAGTGCTGCTCCAAATGCGGAATTACATTCAGCGTAGCCGGAGCCTGGTATGGGTTCGAGCCATTGTAAGTAGCATACCGGTCGTAAAACTGCACCAGCCGCTTGTCTTTAAAAAAGCTTTGATTGGCCGCGTTCATAGTGCGAAAGGCATCTATCTGGAAAAGCCTGAGTATTGATTTTAGCGTTTTACTGCTGAGGTAAGTTTGCAGCCGGTGTAATGATTGCTCTAAGAAAACGTGATTGGTAATATCGTAAATACGTGCGCTGTTGCGGTTGTATTGATTGATGGCTTCGGCAGTTTCGCCTGTTTGTAGTTTTATTTCCGCAGCAAATTTATCTGGGTCGGCATAGGCTTTAAGTCGGCTGCCATCGGGATAAAAGTAATTACAAACTACATCGAGCTTTTGGTAGGTAAAATAATCTTTAGGGTTTTTACCGGCCAGTTTAAAAAGTTCATCCACATATTGCGGCATGGTAAACAGGCTGGGGCCGGCATCAAAGCGGTAGCCTTGCTGTTCAAATTCCGATAGCTTGCCGCCCGGGTAGCTGTTGGCTTCAAAAACCTGTACATGGTAACCCTTTACCGCCAGGCGAATAGCCGTGGCAATACCGGCAATACCTGCGCCTATAATAAGTGCTTGGGGTTGTGGCATGGCGCAAGGGGCTATTTAGTTGGCCATTTCGGCCTGTATGGCACGCAAAAAATCGTTGCTGTGTAACGAGCCAATGATGTAAACAAGGCCGTCGCGGTCGGTAAGGTGAATGGCCTCGCTGCCTGCGGTGTAGAAGCGTATGGTGCCTTTGCTGTGCAGGTTATATACCGGGTTATTCACCAGGTAGCGGCTATAGCTGCCTTTTTCGGCTTTTACAATGCTGTTGAGGTCTATTTTAACCAGCTTGGTGGTCCACAGCCCGCTAAGTAATATACTTTTATTTTGAACGCGGATGGTAAAGTGCACCACAAAACCCAGGATAATAGAGATGATAACGATACCAAAACCTACTACAAGCAGCAAATCGGCATTGCGCTCGTTAGCATCGGTAAAAAAGAAAATGGCGAAACACAACATGGCCAGCACCAGCCGTATGGTAACCGGAATCCACTCGCGGCCAAGGTATTGCTTTTCAATATAAACCGGTTTCGTATCAGTCATGGGCTATTATAATAATTCGAAGATAGCAACTTTTTTAGTTTGAGGAGTTAATTTATAGCGGTCGTCCAGCCGGTAGCCCGCTATCCATATCATATCGCCGTTGCCATTCACTAAAACCGGTATGCGTGATTTTTGATGGAGTGGTACTTTCCGGCTTACAAAAAAGTCGCTCAACTTTTTACGCCCTTGCATACCCAGCGGTATAAAATAATCGCCCTCCTGCCAACTCCTGATGGTAAGCGGGTAAACCAATGTATCGGCATCGGTAACGGTGATGTATTTATTGTCGGGTATGTCGGTTAAACCATTAAGGTAAGTAATCTTTAAAGTTTGGCCATTGTAAACAGCCTGTTCATCATCTTGATAAATAGATACCGATGCATTCTCGTTACCCAATTGCGGGGCAAGTATCAGCTTATCCCTATCCAGAATGAGCATATGCGTAGCCGATTCAAATATCCGTCCGCTATGTTTGTCGAGTGATGCAATGAGGTCGACTATTGTTGTATCGTTAAATCCATAATCTTTTAATAACGCCGATAAAAGTAGTTTTTGAGGATGCAGTTGCTTAACGCCTTCAATAGATATATGCACTTCGTTACCATATTCAACCCAAAGTTGCTGTTTAACTAATGCTACCTGTTGTTCGAGCAGCTGTTCCAGTTCCCTGAAATGGCTGAGGTTCCGTTCAAAAGTTTGCTCCAGGTTAGGATTTAACTCTTTAAGCTTTGGGATAACCTCGTGCCTGAGTTTGTTGCGGGCATACTTGGTAGATGCGTTGGAGCTGTCCTCACGGTAAGCTAATTGGTTTTGGCTAATCAGCGTCTGAATTTCTTCCCGCGTTAAAAATAGTAATGGCCTTACCCACTGGTTGTTTTTGGGTAAAATGCCATGCAAGCCGGCAATTCCGGTACCGCGTGTAAGGTTTAACAATATAGTTTCAATTGCATCGTTTTGGTGGTGTGCCAGCGCAACGGCAGCGTAATTATGCGCTTGTTGCAATTGCTCAAACCACTGGTAACGGAGCTCGCGGGCGGCCATTTGTATAGATAGCTTTTGCTCGCGGGCGTAGGCCGAAGTATCAAAATTGATGGTATGAAATTCAACGCCCGTATCATGAGCCAGTTGGCGGCAAAACTGCTGATCAGCATTGGCATCGGAACCTCGCAGCTGAAAATTGCAATGGGCAATGGCAAACGGGTAACCGGCAGCTTTTAATAAATGCACCATCAGTACCGAATCCATACCGCCGCTTACGGCAGCAAGCACCGGAACACCAGTTTTAAAGAGCTGGTTTTGTTGTATAAAATCTTTAAAACGTTCCACCGGCAGCATTGCCAAAATTATTAATTTAATAAGCGCATCCAAACAGCTAATTTTACAGCGTGAGAAAATATCTCTTTACATACATCCTGTTAATCGTGGCGGTGGCTGCAATGGCCCAGCGTAAGCCTAAAACAACTATTGTTAAAATTTTAAGTTCAACCAGTTCGGTGGGTGTTAAAATAAATGGTGAGGATGTGCTCAAAGTTTACAAAGGGGTATTTCAGCAGGAAAGCACAACACTGCGCTCAGACAGTGCCTACTTTTATCAGAAGCGAAACTCATTTGATGCATTTGGCAACGTAAATATAAACCAGGGCGATACGCTGAACGTGTATGGCGATAAGCTGTATTATAATGGCAATACCCACGTAGCCCTTGTTACCGACAATGTGCGTATGGTTGACCGCGACGCCACCCTTACCACCAATTATTTAACCTACAATACGGCCACCAAAATTGGTACTTACACCGGTGGGGGTAAGCTGGTTAATAAAGATAACACCCTGGTAAGCCAAAATGGGTACTATTTTTCGGGTTCGCGCGATGCCTATTTCAGGTACAATGTAGTTTTAACTACTGTTGACGCAATTATAAAAACGGATACCCTGCGCTATAACTCAGGTACTCGTATATCATACTTTTACGGTCCCACGCACATTTATGGTAAAGATAAAGACACGCTTTATACAGAAAAGGGCGAGTACCACACCATTACCGAGCAGGCTTTTTTTAGCAAGAACAATCAATACACCCAAACCTCAAAATCATTAAAAGGAGATAGCCTGTTTTACGACCGCCTTAAAGGATATGGCCGTGCAGTAAGGAATGTTACTTTTAATGATAATGAGCAAAAGGTAACCATTAAGGGGCACCTGGGCACTTATTACCGTGCCGAAGACCGCGCCGTGGTAACGCAAAACCCTTACGTAATTATGGTGACGGAGGATAAAGACACCACCAAAGCCGATACCGTTATTGACGCTGCACCCATAATTGCGAAGAAGGATAAAACTGCCGTAGCTAAAAAAACGCCACCTGTTGTAAAAGGTAAGCCGGCTACTAATAAAGCCACCGACGAGACCACCGCAGTAACTGATTCTACAACGGTTAAGCCCGCACCCAAAATTAAACGCGATACCATATACTGGGGAGCCGATACCCTCGAAACCCGTATTGTAACTTACAAAGTGCTGCGCGAATTGCAGGAAAAAATGCGACAGGCCGGAATAAAAGACACATCACTTAAAGACAAGTCGCAAACCGTCAAGAAAATACCGTTAAAGCTATCTACCACTAAAAATTTGATAGCCATGCCACCGGCGGGTATTAAAATGGATACCAGCTTTTTTAAATCAGAGTACTTTGGCAAACCTAAAAAAACGGTAGTTGATAGTGCTAAATTGAAAAAGGCTTTGGCCGACTCGCTGCCTAAAAAGGCAAAAATGATTAAAGATATCAGCGCTAAAAAGCTAACAACTACTCCAAAGGTTGTAAAGCTTGATTCGGTTTACCTGCAGCGTAAGTTCGATTTAAAAGATACCGCGCGCATACGTATTTTAACGGCTCATCATAACTCAAAAATTTTCAAGTCGGATCTGCAGGCCAAAGCCGATTCGATGTTTTACAGTTATGCCGACTCTACCATGCGCATGTTCGTAGCCCCTATACTTTGGACGCAGGGTTCGCAAATTTCGGGAGATACGATATACTTTCAGCTTAAGAACAAAAAGCTGGATAATATGGATGTATGGCCCTCGGCGCTTACCGTAAATATTGAGGGTACAGATTCTACGTATTTTAACCAGGTGGCCGGTAAAAAAATACGGGGTTACTTTGTGAGCAATAAGCTGCAGCGCATGTTTGTAGATGGTAATGCCGAAACCATTTACTTTAACCGCGACAGCACCAAAAAAGTAACCGAAATGATGCGCTCGGTAAGTAGCCGCATACGCGTGAATTTTAAAGATAACAAAGCCGAAAACGTTACCCTGTACACCAAGGTTGGTCAGGATATTTACCCGGTTGATAAAACAAAGGATGATGATAAAATATTAAAAGGCTTTTTATGGAAACCCAAAGAACGCCCGGCAAATAAGGAAGCTATTACGTCGCCGGTAAGAGTAAAGAAGATCACACCTGCTAAGAAGCCTGCAACAAAGGCAC contains the following coding sequences:
- the crtD gene encoding 1-hydroxycarotenoid 3,4-desaturase CrtD, with the translated sequence MPQPQALIIGAGIAGIATAIRLAVKGYHVQVFEANSYPGGKLSEFEQQGYRFDAGPSLFTMPQYVDELFKLAGKNPKDYFTYQKLDVVCNYFYPDGSRLKAYADPDKFAAEIKLQTGETAEAINQYNRNSARIYDITNHVFLEQSLHRLQTYLSSKTLKSILRLFQIDAFRTMNAANQSFFKDKRLVQFYDRYATYNGSNPYQAPATLNVIPHLEQHFGAYFPKGGMYSIISSLVKLAEESGVQFHYNFPIDEIVLAGKKASGIKVNDDFIGADVVVSNMDVWFTYRKLLNKHPQLFPEKILNQERSSSALIFYWGIKKQFDQLDLHNIFFSADYEAEFNAIWKQKSIHQDPTVYLNISSKHQQTDAPAGHENWFTMINVPANTGQNWDELIKEARQNIIKKLSAQLGENITPLIESESILDPRSIESRTSSYQGSLYGTSSNSQFAAFLRHANRSSKIKNLYFCGGSVHPGGGIPLALLSGRIVSEWVD
- the tilS gene encoding tRNA lysidine(34) synthetase TilS, with the protein product MLPVERFKDFIQQNQLFKTGVPVLAAVSGGMDSVLMVHLLKAAGYPFAIAHCNFQLRGSDANADQQFCRQLAHDTGVEFHTINFDTSAYAREQKLSIQMAARELRYQWFEQLQQAHNYAAVALAHHQNDAIETILLNLTRGTGIAGLHGILPKNNQWVRPLLFLTREEIQTLISQNQLAYREDSSNASTKYARNKLRHEVIPKLKELNPNLEQTFERNLSHFRELEQLLEQQVALVKQQLWVEYGNEVHISIEGVKQLHPQKLLLSALLKDYGFNDTTIVDLIASLDKHSGRIFESATHMLILDRDKLILAPQLGNENASVSIYQDDEQAVYNGQTLKITYLNGLTDIPDNKYITVTDADTLVYPLTIRSWQEGDYFIPLGMQGRKKLSDFFVSRKVPLHQKSRIPVLVNGNGDMIWIAGYRLDDRYKLTPQTKKVAIFELL
- a CDS encoding OstA-like protein translates to MRKYLFTYILLIVAVAAMAQRKPKTTIVKILSSTSSVGVKINGEDVLKVYKGVFQQESTTLRSDSAYFYQKRNSFDAFGNVNINQGDTLNVYGDKLYYNGNTHVALVTDNVRMVDRDATLTTNYLTYNTATKIGTYTGGGKLVNKDNTLVSQNGYYFSGSRDAYFRYNVVLTTVDAIIKTDTLRYNSGTRISYFYGPTHIYGKDKDTLYTEKGEYHTITEQAFFSKNNQYTQTSKSLKGDSLFYDRLKGYGRAVRNVTFNDNEQKVTIKGHLGTYYRAEDRAVVTQNPYVIMVTEDKDTTKADTVIDAAPIIAKKDKTAVAKKTPPVVKGKPATNKATDETTAVTDSTTVKPAPKIKRDTIYWGADTLETRIVTYKVLRELQEKMRQAGIKDTSLKDKSQTVKKIPLKLSTTKNLIAMPPAGIKMDTSFFKSEYFGKPKKTVVDSAKLKKALADSLPKKAKMIKDISAKKLTTTPKVVKLDSVYLQRKFDLKDTARIRILTAHHNSKIFKSDLQAKADSMFYSYADSTMRMFVAPILWTQGSQISGDTIYFQLKNKKLDNMDVWPSALTVNIEGTDSTYFNQVAGKKIRGYFVSNKLQRMFVDGNAETIYFNRDSTKKVTEMMRSVSSRIRVNFKDNKAENVTLYTKVGQDIYPVDKTKDDDKILKGFLWKPKERPANKEAITSPVRVKKITPAKKPATKAPPGKGKVTPAIGKKTAPADSSQGKPLKPDSAALNGRPMRPDSAGSESVADTVIKAKTAPAKPLVPPADSTKRKLVRDTTAAIKKPKEQE